From the Musa acuminata AAA Group cultivar baxijiao chromosome BXJ1-2, Cavendish_Baxijiao_AAA, whole genome shotgun sequence genome, one window contains:
- the LOC103975981 gene encoding protein RADIALIS-like 3 encodes MASCSLSSAWTPKQNKVFEMALVEYDKDTPDRWHKVARAVGGKSEQEVKQHYQLLVEDLLRIETGQMPRANYHSAGNRG; translated from the exons ATGGCGTCCTGTTCGTTGAGCTCCGCCTGGACGCCGAAGCAGAACAAGGTGTTCGAGATGGCCCTGGTGGAGTACGACAAGGACACGCCCGACCGCTGGCACAAGGTGGCGCGCGCCGTCGGCGGGAAGTCCGAGCAGGAAGTGAAGCAGCACTACCAGCTGCTCGTGGAGGACCTCCTTCGCATCGAGACGGGACAAATGCCTCGCGCCAATTACCACTCGGCCGGCAACAGGG GCTGA
- the LOC103976366 gene encoding SNF1-related protein kinase regulatory subunit gamma-1-like translates to MADAIDPVSAFFLKLCLTNRLEESPVWYVNVITVLEVKFDDCVAHAIRLLYENNVSGAAIIDPADSASKKSMDRDIGFIEFSSMVLWSLEEIDKARAASKEGNHGFFDTLEKYYQIGQTKIIELTKSFLWEPFFPAHEDDTLFHVLLLFTKHHKLNVIPVIESSNSSIVGFITQHAVIQLLLQSSGLEWFDEIAEKSLSEYRLMNAAGVVSVFSDQSLADAVHVLWDKQLDGVLVVDRRSGTLLGCVRRSDIYLLLEDDSLFIRRKTFAVEEFIKVRYAASEQSRNRYTETEAPPAGLLRMKNARFLRLSNPAVLRKSDSLKKTMEIMAASMRESGFLVGDAGRLEGMVTLRDVILPFSPPSMDARVDGGGFFTSVLNQVGCHVNDGVMIRNR, encoded by the exons ATGGCTGATGCTATTGATCCGGTTTCGGCTTTCTTTCTAAAGCTTTGTTTGACGAATAGGTTGGAGGAATCACCAGTGTGGTATGTTAATGTTATCACAGTTTTGGAGGTAAAATTTGACGACTGCGTGGCGCATGCAATCCGGTTGCTGTATGAGAACAATGTATCCGGCGCGGCGATCATTGATCCAGCAGATTCTGCGTCCAAGAAGTCTATGGATCGAGATATTGGCTTCATCGAGTTCTCGAGTATGGTTTTATGGTCGCTTGAG GAAATTGACAAAGCGAGAGCTGCATCAAAGGAAGGCAACCATGGGTTCTTTGATACGCTAGAGAAGTACTATCAGATCGGACAGACTAAG ATCATAGAGCTGACCAAGTCATTCTTATGGGAACCCTTCTTCCCTGCCCATGAGGATGACACACTCTTTCATGTGCTGCTGCTTTTCACAAAGCATCACAAGTTAAATGTCATACCAGTCATCGAGTCATCCAACTCTAGCATAGTTGGGTTTATTACTCAG CATGCAGTGATTCAGTTGCTTCTTCAGTCGAGTGGACTCGAATGGTTTGATGAGATTGCAGAGAAATCCCTCTCAGAATACCG GTTGATGAATGCTGCTGGAGTCGTTTCGGTCTTCTCGGATCAAAGTTTAGCAGATGCCGTGCACGTACTGTGGGATAAGCAACTTGATGGAGTGCTGGTGGTGGATCGAAGGTCTGGAACGCTGCTCGGATGTGTGAGGCGATCGGATATTTATCTCCTTTTGGAGGACGATTCCTTGTTCATCCGCAGGAA GACGTTTGCAGTCGAAGAATTCATTAAGGTTCGATATGCTGCGAGTGAACAGAGCAGAAATCGATACACAGAAACGGAGGCTCCCCCAGCTGGTCTTCTAAGGATGAAGAACGCGAGGTTTCTTCGGTTGAGCAACCCAGCAGTACTCCGGAAGTCCGACAGCCTCAAGAAAACCATGGAGATCATGGCCGCTTCGATGAGGGAGAGCGGCTTTTTGGTCGGCGATGCTGGGCGACTCGAGGGCATGGTGACGCTCAGGGACGTCATCCTGCCGTTTTCTCCGCCATCGATGGATGCGAGAGTCGACGGAGGCGGCTTCTTCACGTCGGTGCTAAATCAGGTTGGCTGCCACGTGAACGACGGAGTGATGATTCGGAACCGGTGA
- the LOC135612758 gene encoding protein RADIALIS-like 4 isoform X2 yields MASSSKSSSRKLEQPWTEEENKRFEIAIARYDDTPDRWQNVARAVGGKSVEEVKRHYEELENDIKLIDSTTEPIYSYPNSNSWRRNGTADRSRG; encoded by the exons ATGGCGTCCAGCTCAAAGAGCTCCTCCCGCAAGCTGGAGCAGCCGTGGACGGAAGAGGAGAACAAGCGGTTCGAGATAGCCATCGCACGCTACGACGACACCCCCGACCGCTGGCAGAATGTGGCCAGGGCCGTCGGCGGGAAGTCGGTGGAGGAAGTGAAGCGCCATTACGAAGAACTCGAGAACGACATCAAGCTCATTGATTCCACCACAGAACCGATCTACAGCTACCCCAACTCCAATAGCTGGCGCCGCAACGGCACCGCCGACAGGAGCAGAG GCTGA
- the LOC135612758 gene encoding protein RADIALIS-like 4 isoform X1, whose protein sequence is MASSSKSSSRKLEQPWTEEENKRFEIAIARYDDTPDRWQNVARAVGGKSVEEVKRHYEELENDIKLIDSTTEPIYSYPNSNSWRRNGTADRSRGG, encoded by the exons ATGGCGTCCAGCTCAAAGAGCTCCTCCCGCAAGCTGGAGCAGCCGTGGACGGAAGAGGAGAACAAGCGGTTCGAGATAGCCATCGCACGCTACGACGACACCCCCGACCGCTGGCAGAATGTGGCCAGGGCCGTCGGCGGGAAGTCGGTGGAGGAAGTGAAGCGCCATTACGAAGAACTCGAGAACGACATCAAGCTCATTGATTCCACCACAGAACCGATCTACAGCTACCCCAACTCCAATAGCTGGCGCCGCAACGGCACCGCCGACAGGAGCAGAGGTG GCTGA